The Winogradskyella schleiferi genome has a window encoding:
- the pckA gene encoding phosphoenolpyruvate carboxykinase (ATP), translating into MANHTQFTKTISLDQYGIKNAKVNYQLSSDELHAETISKGQGVESSSGALAVNTGEFTGRSPMDRFIVKDDITKEKVWWGNINIPFESDKFQKLYDKVVDYLSEKEIYVRDSYACADENYKLNIRVINEYPWSNMFAYNMFLRPTEDELKDFSPEWTVVNAPGFMADPEVDGTRQHNFAILDFTRKIALIGGTGYTGEIKKGIFSALNFILPVFKNTLPMHCSANVGKDDDTAIFFGLSGTGKTTLSTDPNRSLIGDDEHGWTKENTVFNFEGGCYAKVINLSQEQEPEIFAAIKKGAILENVIMDDKGNVDFADTSITQNTRVSYPIYHIDNIKEPSIGKNPKNIFFLTADAFGVLPPISKLTPSQAAYHFISGYTAKVAGTEAGVVEPVPSFSACFGAPFMPLHPTKYAEMLSKKMLDAGVNVWLVNTGWTGGPYGVGTRMKLKYTRAMINAALNGDLQDYTYEDYHIHSVFGVAQPRTCPGVPTEVLSPRATWDDDDAYYTMAFKLSNAFRENFKKFESYASEEVRRGGPQRYAF; encoded by the coding sequence ATGGCAAACCATACCCAATTTACGAAAACGATTTCGTTAGATCAATATGGAATTAAAAATGCAAAAGTCAATTATCAACTATCTTCAGATGAACTGCATGCTGAAACTATCTCTAAAGGACAGGGTGTAGAATCTTCCTCAGGTGCTTTAGCGGTCAATACAGGTGAGTTTACTGGGCGTTCTCCAATGGACCGATTTATTGTAAAAGATGACATCACAAAAGAAAAGGTGTGGTGGGGAAATATCAATATTCCGTTTGAGAGTGATAAATTTCAGAAGCTTTACGATAAAGTTGTCGATTATTTATCTGAAAAAGAAATCTATGTGCGCGACAGTTATGCATGTGCAGACGAAAACTATAAGTTAAACATTAGAGTTATTAATGAGTATCCTTGGAGCAATATGTTTGCTTACAATATGTTTTTGCGTCCTACGGAAGATGAGTTAAAAGATTTTTCTCCAGAATGGACTGTGGTCAATGCACCAGGTTTTATGGCAGATCCAGAAGTGGATGGCACACGTCAGCATAACTTTGCGATTCTGGATTTTACACGTAAAATTGCTTTAATCGGTGGTACAGGTTATACAGGTGAAATTAAAAAAGGAATTTTTTCCGCTTTAAACTTTATTCTTCCTGTATTTAAAAACACATTACCAATGCATTGTAGCGCCAATGTTGGTAAGGATGATGATACCGCAATTTTTTTCGGTTTGTCTGGAACAGGAAAAACAACACTTTCTACCGATCCTAATCGCAGTTTAATTGGTGATGATGAACATGGCTGGACCAAGGAAAACACGGTTTTTAATTTTGAAGGTGGTTGTTACGCCAAGGTAATTAATCTATCTCAAGAACAAGAACCAGAAATTTTTGCTGCAATTAAGAAAGGAGCAATTCTTGAAAATGTAATCATGGATGATAAAGGCAATGTTGATTTTGCCGATACCTCAATTACTCAAAATACAAGAGTAAGTTACCCCATTTACCATATCGATAATATTAAAGAACCTTCGATTGGTAAAAACCCAAAGAATATATTTTTCTTAACGGCTGATGCTTTTGGAGTGTTGCCTCCAATTTCGAAATTAACGCCAAGTCAGGCTGCATATCACTTTATTTCTGGTTACACGGCTAAAGTGGCTGGAACGGAAGCAGGAGTGGTGGAACCAGTACCAAGTTTTTCGGCTTGTTTTGGAGCCCCTTTTATGCCGTTGCATCCAACAAAATATGCTGAAATGTTAAGCAAAAAAATGTTAGATGCTGGAGTAAATGTTTGGTTGGTAAACACAGGTTGGACAGGTGGTCCTTACGGCGTTGGTACACGAATGAAATTAAAATATACCAGAGCCATGATCAATGCCGCTTTAAACGGTGATTTACAAGATTATACCTACGAAGATTACCATATTCATTCTGTTTTTGGAGTGGCACAACCAAGAACTTGTCCTGGAGTACCAACCGAAGTGTTGAGTCCAAGGGCTACTTGGGATGATGATGATGCTTACTATACTATGGCATTTAAACTCTCTAATGCCTTTAGGGAAAACTTTAAAAAATTTGAGTCTTATGCCTCTGAAGAGGTGAGGCGAGGAGGCCCTCAGCGTTATGCTTTCTAA
- a CDS encoding DUF423 domain-containing protein yields the protein MNKTLLITGSILGILGIILGAFAAHGLEKLVDADAIKSFETGVRYQIYHAFFLLILGSTSFVNLKTKKAIFYLVLFGVVFFSGSIYGLATNVLSSFDFKTIALITPIGGLLLIVAWIVMLVGIIRSKVD from the coding sequence ATGAACAAGACACTATTAATTACAGGATCTATTTTAGGAATTTTGGGAATAATTTTAGGAGCATTCGCGGCTCATGGTTTGGAGAAGTTGGTTGATGCAGATGCTATTAAATCTTTTGAAACTGGCGTACGATACCAAATATATCACGCGTTTTTTCTTTTAATTTTGGGTAGTACTTCATTTGTGAATTTAAAAACCAAGAAAGCGATATTCTATTTGGTTCTTTTTGGTGTGGTTTTTTTCTCAGGTTCGATATACGGATTGGCTACCAATGTATTGTCAAGTTTTGATTTTAAGACTATTGCGTTGATAACTCCAATAGGAGGGTTGCTCCTTATTGTGGCTTGGATCGTGATGTTGGTCGGTATAATTAGAAGTAAGGTCGATTAA
- a CDS encoding saccharopine dehydrogenase family protein, with translation MRNILIIGAGKSSSYLIKYLLDKSQSEKLHITIGDLNVDNAKNWVGTHSNTDVIHLDVFNAESRVAAVKKADIVISMLPARFHIEVAKDCITYKKNMVTASYVSPEMQALDDHAKANNLIFMNEIGVDPGLDHMSAMKVINQIRDKGGKMILFESFTGGLVAPESDNNLWNYKFTWNPRNVVVAGQGGAAKFLQENQFKYIPYNRLFRRTEFLDVEGYGRFEGYANRDSLKYQHVYGLDHIKTLYRGTMRRVGFSRAWNVFVQLGMTDDSYTIDDSINMSYRDFVNAFLPYSPTDSVELKFRHALKIDQDDIVWDKFLELDIFNPEKMVELDKATPAQILQKILMDSWTLSPDDKDMIVMYHKFGYELNGEKHQIDSTMVVLGKDQTYTAMSKTVGLPVAIATLAILNGKIKTPGVQIPITKEVYTPILEELESYDIVFNEHEVPYLGYNPLNL, from the coding sequence ATGCGAAACATTTTAATCATTGGTGCAGGTAAATCTTCATCCTATCTTATAAAATATTTACTCGATAAATCCCAATCTGAAAAGTTACATATTACAATTGGCGATCTCAATGTGGACAATGCTAAAAATTGGGTTGGCACTCATTCAAATACCGATGTTATTCACTTAGATGTGTTTAATGCCGAATCTAGAGTCGCTGCCGTTAAAAAAGCAGATATTGTGATTTCCATGCTTCCAGCTCGTTTTCATATTGAAGTTGCGAAAGATTGTATTACTTACAAAAAGAATATGGTTACGGCTTCTTACGTTAGCCCAGAAATGCAAGCTTTAGATGACCATGCCAAAGCCAACAATCTTATTTTTATGAATGAAATTGGAGTTGATCCTGGCTTAGACCATATGAGTGCCATGAAAGTCATTAATCAGATAAGGGATAAAGGCGGCAAAATGATTTTGTTTGAATCCTTTACAGGTGGTTTGGTAGCTCCCGAAAGCGACAACAACCTTTGGAACTATAAATTTACATGGAACCCAAGAAATGTTGTGGTTGCAGGACAAGGCGGAGCCGCCAAATTTTTACAAGAAAACCAATTCAAATACATTCCTTACAATCGCTTATTTAGAAGAACAGAATTTTTGGACGTTGAAGGTTACGGACGTTTTGAAGGTTATGCCAACAGAGACTCTTTAAAATACCAACATGTTTATGGCTTAGACCATATAAAAACACTCTATAGAGGCACCATGCGACGTGTTGGGTTTAGCAGAGCTTGGAATGTTTTTGTGCAATTAGGAATGACGGACGACAGCTACACCATTGACGATAGCATCAATATGAGCTATCGGGATTTTGTGAATGCATTTTTACCGTACAGTCCAACCGATTCTGTTGAACTTAAATTTAGACATGCACTTAAAATTGATCAAGATGACATCGTTTGGGACAAATTTTTAGAACTTGATATTTTTAATCCTGAAAAAATGGTGGAATTAGACAAAGCCACACCTGCGCAAATTCTTCAGAAAATTTTAATGGATAGCTGGACGCTTAGTCCAGACGATAAAGATATGATTGTGATGTACCATAAATTTGGATACGAACTTAATGGCGAAAAACATCAAATAGATTCCACAATGGTTGTACTCGGTAAAGACCAAACCTATACAGCTATGTCTAAAACCGTAGGCTTACCAGTCGCCATCGCCACCTTAGCCATTCTGAATGGCAAAATAAAAACACCAGGAGTTCAAATCCCAATTACCAAAGAAGTTTACACGCCTATTTTAGAGGAATTAGAATCTTATGATATTGTTTTCAATGAACATGAAGTACCTTATTTAGGTTATAATCCTTTGAATCTTTGA
- a CDS encoding Lrp/AsnC ligand binding domain-containing protein: MKINDKGIYIDGIDKKILRALMEDARTPILEIARNVRISGAAIHQRIKKLEKAELLAGSKFIINPKILGYTTMAFVGIFLDKAISNPEAVKQLQKIPEVIECHYTTGNWSIFIKILSKDNEHLMHVLNSEIQSIKGVSRTETFISLQEQINRQIKI; this comes from the coding sequence ATGAAGATTAACGACAAAGGCATTTATATTGACGGTATTGATAAAAAGATTCTACGTGCATTAATGGAAGATGCTAGAACGCCAATTCTTGAAATCGCCCGTAACGTCAGAATTTCTGGAGCTGCGATTCATCAACGAATTAAAAAGCTTGAAAAAGCTGAACTTTTAGCAGGTTCAAAATTTATAATCAACCCAAAAATTTTAGGCTATACCACCATGGCTTTTGTTGGTATCTTTCTTGATAAAGCCATCAGCAATCCTGAAGCCGTAAAGCAATTACAAAAAATTCCTGAGGTGATTGAATGTCATTACACCACAGGAAATTGGTCCATCTTCATTAAAATTCTATCGAAAGATAATGAGCATTTAATGCATGTGCTTAATTCTGAAATCCAAAGTATAAAAGGCGTTTCTAGAACAGAGACCTTTATTTCTTTACAGGAACAGATTAATCGACAGATTAAAATATAA
- a CDS encoding transposase, producing the protein MSRKYKFHNKSGLYFVSFAVVYWVDVFTRECYFKVLADSISYCRKAKGMELYAYCFMSNHVHFIFRSSEDKPMELLRDYKKFTANKIIETIENNSKESRRKWLLSMFMKAGKEKSNVTKYQFWQHNNHPIELWSIDVIKRYINYIHNNPVKAGFVVNPIDWKILVLGIFRMTIRF; encoded by the coding sequence ATGAGCAGAAAATACAAATTCCATAACAAGTCCGGTTTATACTTCGTGTCCTTCGCTGTAGTTTATTGGGTGGATGTATTTACAAGGGAATGCTATTTCAAAGTTTTAGCAGATAGTATTAGCTATTGCAGAAAAGCAAAAGGTATGGAATTGTATGCGTATTGTTTTATGTCCAACCATGTGCATTTCATATTTCGTTCTTCTGAAGATAAACCCATGGAATTATTGAGGGATTATAAAAAATTCACAGCCAATAAAATCATTGAGACCATTGAAAATAATTCGAAGGAAAGTCGGAGAAAATGGTTGTTGTCCATGTTTATGAAAGCAGGAAAAGAAAAAAGTAATGTAACTAAGTATCAGTTTTGGCAACATAATAATCATCCCATTGAATTATGGAGTATAGATGTTATTAAACGATATATCAATTACATTCATAATAATCCTGTTAAAGCTGGATTTGTAGTCAATCCTATTGATTGGAAAATTCTAGTGCTCGGAATTTTCAGGATGACCATTCGGTTTTAG
- a CDS encoding aldo/keto reductase, with translation MKYTTLPKTNIKVSKICLGTMTWGNQNTQNEGFAQMDYALDKGVNFFDCAELYPVPATKETYAETERIIGNWFTKTGNRDNVVLATKIAGTGDYTAHIRTNGFSKAALNEAVNNSLKRLQTDYIDLYQLHWPERDTNTFGTRDYKPNPSDEWEDNFNEILHNLDAIIKSGKIRQVGISNEKAWGTMRYLEESKKHDLPRMVTIQNAYSLINRVFEGDMAEIAHREKIGLLAYSPMAFGVLSGKYIKGKDDQKSRLNMFPRFARYSSEQATEAAKRYLKIAEANEMSLAQMALAFVNERPFITSNIIGATSIAQLKENIDSIHISLSDDVMKAINAVHAEIPNPAP, from the coding sequence ATGAAATACACAACACTACCAAAAACAAATATAAAGGTCAGTAAAATATGTCTAGGCACGATGACATGGGGCAATCAAAATACCCAAAACGAAGGCTTTGCCCAAATGGATTATGCCTTAGACAAAGGCGTTAATTTCTTCGATTGTGCAGAACTATACCCTGTGCCTGCCACAAAAGAAACTTATGCGGAAACCGAACGCATCATAGGAAATTGGTTTACAAAAACGGGAAACAGAGACAACGTGGTTTTGGCTACAAAAATTGCGGGTACTGGAGACTATACAGCACATATAAGAACCAATGGTTTTAGTAAAGCAGCACTAAACGAAGCGGTCAATAATAGTTTAAAACGATTACAGACGGATTACATTGATTTGTATCAACTGCATTGGCCAGAACGTGATACCAACACTTTTGGAACGCGAGATTATAAACCTAATCCAAGTGATGAATGGGAAGATAATTTTAATGAAATTCTTCACAATCTAGATGCAATTATAAAATCAGGAAAAATAAGACAAGTCGGCATTTCTAATGAAAAAGCTTGGGGAACCATGCGTTATTTAGAAGAGTCCAAAAAGCACGATTTACCAAGAATGGTTACCATTCAAAATGCATACTCATTGATAAACCGTGTTTTTGAAGGTGATATGGCAGAAATTGCACATAGAGAAAAGATTGGGTTATTAGCTTATTCGCCAATGGCATTTGGTGTGCTATCTGGCAAATACATTAAAGGTAAAGATGACCAGAAATCAAGGTTAAATATGTTTCCAAGATTTGCACGTTACAGTAGTGAACAAGCTACCGAAGCTGCCAAACGCTATCTTAAAATAGCAGAAGCTAATGAAATGTCTTTAGCACAAATGGCATTAGCCTTTGTAAACGAAAGACCATTTATAACCAGTAATATTATTGGAGCAACAAGCATTGCCCAGTTAAAGGAAAATATTGATAGTATTCATATTTCACTTTCTGACGATGTTATGAAAGCAATAAATGCAGTGCATGCTGAAATACCAAATCCCGCGCCATAA
- a CDS encoding OmpA/MotB family protein — protein MIKRISLLALTLALFSSCVSKKIYTDLEDKYTNLKKENRSLTDEVETLSSENTKLSNDLNELKTAYDEAVAERDKLQSDYAAAKSNLETLKASYKALEENSSASIAKNSQKNRELLAQLEAKEQALAAENERLNTLKQELENRSKRVAELENVIASKDAAMNKLKDAISKALTNFEGKGLTVEQRDGKVYISMENKLLFESGSWYVGAQGKQAVKQLGSVLAENPEISVLIEGHTDNVPYKGNAQLSGNWDLSAKRATAIVNILRENDAINPENLTAAGRGEFAPIATNDTAEGKAKNRRIEVILTPKLDEISKLLNEI, from the coding sequence ATGATTAAAAGAATTTCATTATTAGCCCTAACTCTTGCATTATTCAGCTCGTGTGTGTCAAAAAAAATATACACGGATTTAGAAGATAAGTACACCAACTTAAAAAAGGAAAATCGAAGCTTAACGGACGAAGTGGAAACCTTGTCAAGTGAAAACACAAAACTTTCTAATGATTTAAATGAACTAAAAACAGCTTATGATGAAGCCGTTGCTGAACGCGATAAATTGCAAAGTGATTATGCGGCCGCTAAATCCAATCTAGAAACGTTGAAAGCATCATACAAAGCTTTGGAAGAAAATAGTTCGGCTTCGATTGCTAAAAATTCGCAAAAAAACAGAGAGCTTTTAGCACAATTAGAAGCGAAGGAGCAAGCCTTAGCAGCAGAAAATGAACGTTTAAATACCTTAAAGCAAGAATTGGAAAACCGTTCAAAACGTGTTGCAGAATTAGAAAATGTGATAGCTTCAAAAGATGCTGCTATGAACAAATTAAAAGATGCTATTTCTAAAGCTTTAACCAATTTTGAAGGTAAAGGGTTAACGGTAGAGCAACGCGATGGCAAAGTTTATATTTCTATGGAAAATAAATTGTTGTTTGAATCTGGAAGTTGGTATGTAGGTGCACAAGGGAAACAAGCCGTAAAACAATTAGGAAGTGTTTTGGCTGAAAACCCTGAAATTTCAGTATTGATTGAAGGTCATACCGACAATGTTCCCTACAAAGGTAATGCCCAATTGAGTGGTAACTGGGATTTATCTGCAAAACGTGCGACAGCCATTGTGAATATTCTTAGAGAAAATGATGCTATCAATCCCGAAAATCTAACAGCAGCTGGTCGCGGGGAATTTGCACCAATCGCAACTAATGATACTGCGGAAGGAAAAGCTAAAAATAGACGTATTGAAGTGATTTTAACACCTAAGTTGGATGAGATTTCTAAACTTTTGAATGAAATTTAA
- a CDS encoding exodeoxyribonuclease III, with translation MKIASYNVNGIRAAVKKGFVDWLKATNADVICLQEIKAMEEQLDLELFTEAGYEYNYWYSAQKKGYSGVAILCKKKPNHIEFGTGIESMDFEGRNIRVDYDTVSVMSMYLPSGTNDARLSHKFEYMNLIHEYLNELQKQIPNLVVCGDYNICHEEIDIHNPKMKGVSGFLPEEREWLGEFIDSGFIDSFRYLHPERQEFSWWSYRANARANNKGWRLDYAMVSEPLQEKIKRSVILTDAVHSDHCPILLELDL, from the coding sequence ATGAAAATAGCTTCTTACAACGTAAATGGTATCAGAGCAGCCGTAAAAAAAGGTTTTGTGGACTGGTTAAAAGCCACAAATGCTGATGTTATTTGTTTGCAGGAAATTAAAGCGATGGAAGAACAACTTGACCTAGAATTGTTTACCGAAGCAGGTTATGAGTATAATTATTGGTACAGCGCGCAAAAAAAAGGCTATAGTGGCGTTGCTATTTTATGTAAAAAGAAACCAAATCATATTGAATTCGGAACAGGAATAGAATCCATGGATTTTGAAGGTCGGAATATCAGAGTCGATTATGATACCGTTTCCGTAATGAGCATGTATTTACCATCTGGAACTAATGACGCCAGATTATCGCATAAGTTTGAATATATGAATCTCATCCATGAGTATTTAAATGAACTTCAAAAGCAAATACCAAACTTGGTGGTTTGTGGTGATTATAATATTTGCCATGAGGAAATAGATATACACAATCCAAAAATGAAAGGTGTTTCAGGGTTTTTACCAGAAGAACGCGAGTGGTTGGGCGAATTTATTGACAGTGGATTTATCGATAGCTTTAGATATTTACATCCTGAGCGTCAGGAATTTTCTTGGTGGAGCTACCGCGCAAATGCAAGAGCCAATAACAAAGGTTGGCGATTGGATTATGCCATGGTTAGTGAACCCTTGCAAGAAAAAATAAAACGCAGCGTTATACTAACCGATGCGGTTCATAGTGACCATTGTCCAATATTGTTGGAATTAGATTTATAA
- a CDS encoding DUF3575 domain-containing protein, giving the protein MKKALLGILLFTSLATLAQDDLQENIRQHEVKVNAFNLIIFKSVDFSYEYLIDSESSIGATVLFNLQDQEDRDFEDGPVYAEKFAFTPYYRRYFSSRYAWGFFLEAFGMYSIQEDRDEIYIYDPIFDDYEYVYSDETSNSIAFGMAVGGKFVSKKGFLFEVFGGVGRNISTSNNDIGTEFVPRLGATLGWRF; this is encoded by the coding sequence ATGAAAAAAGCCCTATTAGGAATACTCCTATTTACATCCTTGGCAACTCTTGCTCAAGATGACCTTCAAGAAAACATAAGACAGCATGAAGTTAAGGTAAACGCTTTTAACCTTATTATTTTTAAATCTGTAGATTTCTCCTATGAGTATTTAATTGATTCAGAATCTTCGATAGGAGCTACTGTACTTTTTAATCTACAAGATCAAGAAGATAGAGATTTTGAAGACGGACCTGTTTACGCCGAAAAATTTGCCTTTACACCTTATTACAGACGTTATTTTTCAAGTAGATACGCTTGGGGATTTTTCTTAGAAGCGTTTGGCATGTATAGCATTCAAGAAGACAGAGATGAAATCTATATCTATGACCCCATTTTTGATGACTATGAGTATGTCTACTCCGATGAAACTTCTAATAGCATCGCTTTTGGAATGGCTGTCGGCGGAAAATTTGTAAGTAAAAAAGGGTTTTTATTTGAAGTTTTTGGAGGTGTTGGTAGAAACATTTCAACTTCTAACAACGATATTGGGACTGAGTTTGTACCACGATTAGGTGCTACTCTGGGTTGGAGGTTTTAA
- a CDS encoding glycine--tRNA ligase translates to MANDDQFKKVISHAKEYGYVFQSSEIYDGLSAVYDYAQNGAELKKNIRDYWWKAMVQMHDNIVGIDAAIFMHPTTWKASGHVDAFNDPLIDNKDSKKRYRADVLVEDYCAKIEAKIEKEVKKAEKRFGDAFNKEEFVSTNPRVVGYQEKIDSILKRLGQSLEKEDLADVKALIEELEIACPVAGSRNWTDVKQFNLMFGTKLGASAESAMDLYLRPETAQGIFVNFLNVQKTGRMKIPFGIAQTGKAFRNEIVARQFIFRMREFEQMEMQFFIKPGTQKEWFEHWKETRMKWHMSLGMGADNYRFHDHEKLAHYADAATDIEFKFPFGFKELEGIHSRTDFDLKQHEEYSGKKLQYFDHEDNESYTPYVLETSIGLDRMFLAVFSNALEEEELEDGKTRTVLKLPAVLAPVKAAIFPLLAKDGLPEIAQQIVEDLKWDFSVTYEEKDTVGRRYRRQDAAGTPFCVTVDHDTLEDNSVTIRHRDTMEQKRVKIEDLKAIIKAEVDVKHWLQRM, encoded by the coding sequence ATGGCAAACGACGATCAATTTAAAAAAGTAATCTCTCACGCAAAGGAGTATGGTTACGTATTTCAGAGTAGTGAAATCTACGATGGATTAAGCGCAGTATATGATTATGCCCAAAACGGAGCAGAATTAAAGAAAAATATTAGAGACTATTGGTGGAAAGCCATGGTACAAATGCACGACAATATTGTAGGTATTGATGCGGCAATTTTTATGCATCCAACCACTTGGAAAGCTTCTGGGCACGTCGATGCATTTAACGATCCCTTAATTGATAATAAGGATTCTAAAAAACGTTACAGAGCTGATGTTTTAGTAGAAGACTATTGTGCTAAAATTGAAGCAAAAATTGAAAAGGAAGTCAAAAAAGCCGAGAAGCGTTTTGGCGATGCTTTCAATAAAGAAGAATTTGTTTCTACTAATCCGCGCGTAGTTGGTTATCAAGAAAAAATCGACTCTATATTAAAACGTCTAGGGCAATCTTTAGAAAAAGAAGACTTAGCCGATGTAAAAGCGTTGATAGAAGAATTGGAAATTGCGTGTCCTGTGGCGGGAAGTCGAAATTGGACTGACGTCAAGCAATTTAACTTAATGTTCGGAACAAAACTTGGTGCATCTGCAGAATCTGCAATGGATTTGTATCTAAGACCAGAAACAGCCCAAGGTATTTTTGTGAATTTCTTGAACGTTCAAAAAACAGGTCGAATGAAGATTCCGTTTGGTATTGCACAAACAGGAAAAGCGTTTAGAAATGAAATTGTGGCGAGACAATTTATCTTTAGAATGCGTGAGTTTGAACAAATGGAAATGCAATTTTTCATCAAGCCTGGTACTCAGAAAGAATGGTTTGAACATTGGAAAGAAACGCGAATGAAATGGCATATGTCTCTCGGAATGGGAGCAGATAATTACCGTTTTCATGATCATGAAAAATTAGCACATTATGCAGATGCTGCTACAGATATAGAATTTAAGTTTCCATTCGGATTCAAAGAATTGGAAGGGATTCACTCACGTACCGATTTTGATTTAAAGCAACATGAAGAATATTCTGGTAAAAAATTACAGTATTTTGACCATGAAGATAATGAAAGCTATACACCTTATGTTCTTGAAACATCCATAGGTTTAGACCGTATGTTCTTGGCTGTGTTCTCAAACGCATTAGAAGAAGAAGAACTTGAAGATGGTAAAACACGAACGGTTTTAAAATTACCAGCGGTTTTAGCTCCTGTAAAAGCGGCCATATTTCCTTTGTTGGCAAAAGATGGTTTACCAGAAATTGCACAGCAAATTGTTGAAGATTTAAAGTGGGATTTCAGCGTAACGTATGAAGAGAAGGACACGGTTGGAAGACGCTACAGAAGACAAGATGCTGCCGGAACACCATTTTGCGTTACTGTTGATCATGACACTTTAGAGGACAATTCAGTCACGATTCGTCACAGAGACACCATGGAACAAAAACGTGTGAAGATTGAAGATTTAAAAGCTATTATAAAAGCTGAGGTTGATGTAAAGCATTGGCTACAGAGAATGTAA
- a CDS encoding ComF family protein, whose translation MINLLNLFFPIVCEACNNLLSDNQEVLCTNCRHHLPVTNFHFNNAEDVKKIVYGRVKLENATALMHFSKKGIVQQILHNLKYRGHEDIGAFFGKWLGEELSTLDAYKEIDVVIPVPLYKSKLRKRGYNQVAKFGQEIAKALHAEYNDSVLIKTKSTKTQVFKTRLKRWNDEGAVFDISENKSLAGKHILLVDDIITSGATVEACATVLLKTENIKLSLAMMAIAD comes from the coding sequence ATGATAAACTTGTTAAACTTGTTCTTTCCTATTGTTTGCGAAGCTTGTAATAACCTATTATCTGACAATCAGGAGGTTTTATGCACAAACTGCAGACATCATTTACCTGTAACCAACTTTCATTTCAACAATGCAGAGGATGTAAAAAAGATAGTTTATGGTCGTGTAAAATTAGAAAATGCAACGGCATTAATGCATTTTTCCAAAAAAGGAATTGTTCAACAAATACTTCATAATTTAAAATATAGAGGCCATGAAGATATTGGTGCTTTTTTTGGTAAATGGTTAGGCGAAGAACTATCAACTTTAGATGCTTATAAAGAGATTGATGTGGTCATACCTGTACCTTTATACAAATCAAAATTAAGAAAGCGCGGTTACAACCAAGTGGCAAAGTTTGGACAAGAAATTGCAAAAGCACTGCATGCAGAGTATAATGATTCCGTATTAATTAAAACAAAATCGACCAAAACGCAGGTTTTTAAAACGAGGCTAAAACGCTGGAATGACGAAGGCGCCGTATTTGACATTTCAGAAAATAAATCTTTAGCTGGAAAACATATTTTATTGGTAGATGATATTATTACGAGTGGAGCAACAGTTGAAGCCTGTGCCACAGTTTTGTTAAAAACTGAAAATATTAAGTTAAGCCTCGCCATGATGGCAATTGCGGATTGA